The genomic region TATATTGAAATAGAGAAGCTTCAGAATGATTTTTTGGCTAAAGTTTTAAAGCGCCTTACCAAAAAGCCTTCTAAGTTTATCGCTGCCATGCTTGTAGGAAATAATATCGCCCTTGTGGTGTATGGTTTTTATATGGGCGATTTAATTATGGCCTGGCTTAATGAAATTCAGCCTTTACATAACGCCATTTTAAATTATCTGGTAACCGATTTAAGTTTGTTTACCCAAACCGTCTTGTCGACACTGCTTATTTTAGTTACGGCAGAATTTCTACCGAAGGTCTTTTTTCAGATTTATGCCAATACCATGTTGAAGTTTTTTGCAGTACCGGCATATCTTTTTTATCTGTTGTTCAGCTTTATTTCTTCATTTGTGATCTGGATATCAGATATGATCTTAAAACGTTTCTTTAAAACCGATGGAGATGAAGTCCAACTTGCATTTAGCAAAATAGAACTGGGGAATTTTATTAGTGAACAGATGGAAACGGTAGAAGAGGAGGATGAAGTGGATTCTGAAATTCAGATTTTTCAAAATGCATTGCAGTTTTCGGATATTAAGGCCCGTGAGGTTATGATTCCCCGAACCGAAATCATTGCGGTAAATCAGGATCAGGAACCGGGAGATTTGGTAAAAACCTTTACGGAAACCGGTCTTTCAAAAATTTTAATCTATAACGATACCATTGATGATATTATAGGTTATGTGCATTCTTTTGAGCTGTTTAAAAAACCGGCATCTGTAAATTCAATCCTGTTACCTGTAATTTTTGTTCCAGAAACGATGTGGGTAAAGGATGTGCTTAATGTTTTAATTAAAAAACGTAAAAGTATTGCAGTGGTTATTGATGAATATGGAGGTACCAGTGGTATGATGACCATTGAAGATATCGTGGAAGAACTTTTTGGCGAAATAGAAGATGAGCACGATTCACCCATTTTGGTGGATGAGAAGATAAGTGACGAACATTTTAAATTTTCGGCACGTGTTGAAGTAGATTATATCAATGAAACCTATCGTTTAAATATTCCTACCGGCGAAAACTATGAAACTTTGGGAGGTTTTATCGTGAATCATACCGAGGAAATTCCCCATCAAAACGAAGTGGTTCGTATAGATCAATTCGAGTTTACTATCCTGGATGTTTCTAATACAAAAATCGATCTTGTAGAGCTTAAAATCAAGTCTGAAGATTAAAGCGTTAAAAAGTTAATATTTTGCTAATCATAAGTTTTATTATTAGCCTAAAAACACTATTTTCGCCCACTATATTTTGATAAATTATATCCAAAAATGGCAGTATTAAATAAAATCAGACAACGTTCTGTTTTCTTAATTTTAATTATTGCATTGGCATTATTTTCATTTGTTCTTGCCGATGTGATTAGAAGTGGTGGTTTTAGTGGTAAAGATAACTCTATAGCTACCGTGAATGGAGAGGAAATTAGTAGGGAAGAATTTGCCCGTCAGGTAGAAGCATATCAACAAAATATGCGTGGCAACATATCTACCACACAGGCTGTAAATCGTGTTTGGGATCAGGAATTAAACCAAATTATTGTTGAAGAGCAGGTAGAAAAGCTTGGGATAAGAGCCGAGCAGGCTCAGGTTAGACAAATGATGAGAGCCCAAATGTCTCAAAATCCCCAATTTACTAATGAAGCCGGGATGTTCGATGAAAATCGAGTAAAAGAATATGTGGCGAGTTTAAAACAAACTTCACCGCAGATGTATCAGCAATGGTTAAGCTACGAAGAAGGACTTGCAGAATCTGCTGCCCAGAATATTTATGCCAATATGATTCGTACTGGTGTTGGGGCAACGTTAACCGAAGGTAAACAAGCATACCAATTGCAAAATAATACCATGGATCTTCG from Zunongwangia profunda SM-A87 harbors:
- a CDS encoding hemolysin family protein yields the protein MSAEAIIIIFSLLLSAFFSGMEIAYVSSNKIYIEIEKLQNDFLAKVLKRLTKKPSKFIAAMLVGNNIALVVYGFYMGDLIMAWLNEIQPLHNAILNYLVTDLSLFTQTVLSTLLILVTAEFLPKVFFQIYANTMLKFFAVPAYLFYLLFSFISSFVIWISDMILKRFFKTDGDEVQLAFSKIELGNFISEQMETVEEEDEVDSEIQIFQNALQFSDIKAREVMIPRTEIIAVNQDQEPGDLVKTFTETGLSKILIYNDTIDDIIGYVHSFELFKKPASVNSILLPVIFVPETMWVKDVLNVLIKKRKSIAVVIDEYGGTSGMMTIEDIVEELFGEIEDEHDSPILVDEKISDEHFKFSARVEVDYINETYRLNIPTGENYETLGGFIVNHTEEIPHQNEVVRIDQFEFTILDVSNTKIDLVELKIKSED